The Cryobacterium roopkundense sequence CGCTGGTTCGCCCTGATCGTGCTCGCGGCCGGCGGACTGGCCCTCGCCGTTCCCGGAGCCTTTTCCGGGATGACCGTCGCGATCCCCTGCCTGCTCTCCGTGATCATGCTCGGGATGGGGATGACCCTGCGGCCGGTGGATTTCGCCATCGTCGCCAAGCGTCCCTGGCCGTTGCTGCTCGGAGTGGCCGCGCAGTACGTGGTGATGCCCCTGCTGGGGCTCGGCATTGCGGTGGCGCTCGACCTGTCGCCTCTGCTGACCGCCGGTATGATCCTGGTCGGCGCCTCGCCCGGCGGCACCGCCTCGAACGTGATGGTGTACCTGTCGAAGGGCGACACCGCGCTGTCCGTTGCGATGACCACGGTGTCCACCCTGCTCGCGCCCATTCTCACGCCGCTGCTCGTGCTGCTTCTGGCCCGGGAAATTCTGCCCGTCGATCCCGGGGCCCTCTTCATTTCCATCCTGCAGATCGTGCTCGTTCCGGTGCTCGCCGGGCTGCTCCTGCGGCTGTTCCTGCCGCGGCTGGTGGAGAAGCTCCTCGATGTGCTGCCGCTCGTTTCGGTTGCGGGTATAACGGTTGTCGTCATGGCGGTGGTTGCCGCAAGCTCGTCCACGCTGCTGTCGATCGGCATCCTCGTGGTGGTTGCGGTCGTGCTGCACAACTCCCTCGGGCTCACCCTCGGCTACCTGATCGGCAGAGTCTTCGGCCTGCCGATCGCGAGCCGTCGAGCCATCAGCATCGAGGTGGGCATGCAGAATTCCGGCCTCGCGGCGGCGCTCGCCGTGGCCCACTTCAACCCCGTTGCCGCCCTGCCGGCGGCGATCTTCTCGGTGTGGCACAACGTGTCTGGCTCCCTTCTGGCAAGCTACTGGTCCCGCCGGGCCCTGCCGGCAGACGCGACGCCCGCGCCGGAACTGAGCCGCACGTCGGCCTGATGCCGGTGGGCCCGCGCTTAGTGGGCCAGAGAGGCGAGTTCGGCGCGGGTTGACGCGCCCACCTTTCGCAGCAGGTTGGCCACGTGGAACTTCACGGTATTTTCACTGATTAACAGTTCGGCGGCGATCGCCTTGTTGCGTGCGCCCGAGGCCACGAGCGCGAGCACCTCGCGCTCCCGGGGGCTGAGACCCCAGGCCGCTTCGGTGACAACGGATGCCGCGGGCGGGTCGAGCGGCAAGGACACCGCCATCTCGGATCCCCATCCGGGCGTCGCCTGCACCTGAAGGTCCCCGTTCAGGGCGACGACCCGGGCCGACAGTTGGCGCACACTCGGCACCTCTGGGGTGAGGTCGCCGGGCCCGTCGTCGCGGATGCGGATCAAAAGGTTGCTTCCGTCGCAGTCCCACTGCACCCGCACCTTCGCCACCCCGCTCTGCTCCACGAGCGCGAGCACGGCACCGCGCACGATCGCGCGCGCCTCGTGGGCCACCTCGCCAGGCAGGGCGCGTCCGTTCACCGGCGGCTCGATGAACTGCACGTCAAGGTCGCCGAAACGCACAAGCGGCCGCAGGTCGTCGCGGAGGCGTTCGAAGGCTCGCGCCACCGGCTCCTCGGTGAGCGAGCGGTCGAGGTCGCTCACCGCGCGCAGCGCCACCATGGCTGCCGCCGCGACGTCCGTGGCCACGTGGCGCGCCGCCTGGTCGCTCGTGGAGCCTGACCTCAGCACGGCGAGGAGCGATTCGAGCGTCGTGGCGTGGGCGTCAGTGAGGTCGGCGATGATCTTCGTTCGCTCCGCCGCGGCGACGCGCGAGTCCTGGGAAGGGATAGGGGAAGACATGCCCCCACCCTACCCGATTCAGGGATTGACTATTCGAATGGGTAGTGTGACTAGCCGTTCGGCGGGCGGCATTCCCGCCCGAAAGAGCAGAGGATGGAAGACATGAACGCAACGACAACTACCCCGGTACGGGTCTCCGCCACGGATGCCCTGGGCACTATCGGCGCCGAAAACGTGCACGTGGTCGACCAGCTGCGCGACACATCCGCTGGCACACTCGACGCCGCGGCCGAACGCCTGCAGCGGGCCGAGCGTGTGTTTGTGCTCGGCGCCGGGCGCTCCGGCCTGGCTCTGAAGATGACGGCGATGCGACTGATGCATCTCGGCCTCGACGTGCACGTGGTGGGCGAGGTGACCGCCCCCGCAATCACGCGCGGCGATGTGCTGCTCGTGGCGAGCGGCTCGGGAACGACGGGCGCCATTGTGCGGGCCGCCGAAATGGCGGCCACGGTGGGCGTGGGCATCGTGGCGCTCACCACGGACGGCGGCTCGCCGTTGGCCCGCCTCGCCGAGGTTACCGTGGTTATTCCGGCTGCGGCCAAGCAGGACCACGGCGGGCCGCTGTCGGAGCAGTATTCCGGCGGCTTGTTCGAGCAGAGCGTTCTCCTCGTCGGCGACGCACTCTTCCACACGCTGTGGAAAGCCTCCGGCGCCACGGCCGAGGAGCTGTGGCCCCGCCACGCCAACCTCGAGTAGCCCCCCAGTTTCACCTTTTCACAACCACTCACACGATAGAAAGAAGATCCCCATGAAGCTTCAGGTAGCAATGGACGTACTCACCACCGAGGCAGCACTCAAGCTCGCCGCTGCGGTTGCCCCGCACGTGGATATCATCGAACTCGGCAC is a genomic window containing:
- the hxlB gene encoding 6-phospho-3-hexuloisomerase, whose product is MNATTTTPVRVSATDALGTIGAENVHVVDQLRDTSAGTLDAAAERLQRAERVFVLGAGRSGLALKMTAMRLMHLGLDVHVVGEVTAPAITRGDVLLVASGSGTTGAIVRAAEMAATVGVGIVALTTDGGSPLARLAEVTVVIPAAAKQDHGGPLSEQYSGGLFEQSVLLVGDALFHTLWKASGATAEELWPRHANLE
- a CDS encoding LuxR C-terminal-related transcriptional regulator produces the protein MSSPIPSQDSRVAAAERTKIIADLTDAHATTLESLLAVLRSGSTSDQAARHVATDVAAAAMVALRAVSDLDRSLTEEPVARAFERLRDDLRPLVRFGDLDVQFIEPPVNGRALPGEVAHEARAIVRGAVLALVEQSGVAKVRVQWDCDGSNLLIRIRDDGPGDLTPEVPSVRQLSARVVALNGDLQVQATPGWGSEMAVSLPLDPPAASVVTEAAWGLSPREREVLALVASGARNKAIAAELLISENTVKFHVANLLRKVGASTRAELASLAH
- a CDS encoding bile acid:sodium symporter family protein, which translates into the protein MHRIRAVSAFVGRWFALIVLAAGGLALAVPGAFSGMTVAIPCLLSVIMLGMGMTLRPVDFAIVAKRPWPLLLGVAAQYVVMPLLGLGIAVALDLSPLLTAGMILVGASPGGTASNVMVYLSKGDTALSVAMTTVSTLLAPILTPLLVLLLAREILPVDPGALFISILQIVLVPVLAGLLLRLFLPRLVEKLLDVLPLVSVAGITVVVMAVVAASSSTLLSIGILVVVAVVLHNSLGLTLGYLIGRVFGLPIASRRAISIEVGMQNSGLAAALAVAHFNPVAALPAAIFSVWHNVSGSLLASYWSRRALPADATPAPELSRTSA